From the genome of Blautia pseudococcoides, one region includes:
- a CDS encoding YidC/Oxa1 family membrane protein insertase, which produces MVALLTKSTMPIVKWVAEVMGWLMNGIYSIGVTNLGLCIILFTIIIYMFMTPLQIKQQKFSKMNAVMSPELQKISKKYKAKKDQASQAKMQEETMAVYEKYGVSPTGSCLQMVIQMPIFFALYQVIIKMPGYIGGIRNMFDTAVVKITNVDGYVGIISDFIKDHGIRSYSWPTNGKGINDNHVIDFLYSLSPSQWADLGEVDKFSGFAQTLSDTANKIHPMQNFLGLNIADTPLSLIKTGWSDHTYLLILAAIMIPLLSWLTQMLNLKLMPTAATDDTNSQMNATMKGMNTFMPLFSAFICFSFPVGIGIYWIAGSVIRCVQQLVINRHLDNMNMDDFIKKNQEKMAKKRAKAGLPPQKITQQAKMNVKNIEEPKKISAEDRNAAVQKSTEYYKNSQNAKPGSLASKANMVAQFDQKNKSKKK; this is translated from the coding sequence TTGGTTGCGTTGCTAACAAAGAGTACAATGCCGATTGTAAAATGGGTGGCTGAGGTAATGGGCTGGCTGATGAACGGCATTTACAGTATCGGGGTCACAAATCTTGGCCTCTGTATTATTTTATTTACAATTATCATTTATATGTTCATGACGCCGCTGCAGATCAAGCAGCAGAAGTTCTCTAAGATGAATGCTGTCATGTCCCCGGAATTACAGAAGATCAGTAAGAAATATAAAGCAAAAAAAGATCAGGCCTCACAGGCGAAAATGCAGGAAGAGACCATGGCTGTATATGAGAAATACGGCGTATCTCCCACAGGAAGTTGTCTGCAGATGGTCATTCAGATGCCTATATTCTTTGCTCTGTATCAGGTTATCATAAAGATGCCGGGATACATTGGAGGAATCAGAAACATGTTCGATACAGCAGTTGTAAAAATTACAAATGTTGACGGATATGTAGGTATTATCAGCGATTTTATTAAAGATCATGGTATCAGAAGTTACAGTTGGCCTACAAACGGCAAGGGAATCAATGATAACCATGTCATCGACTTTTTATACAGTCTGTCTCCGTCACAGTGGGCAGACCTTGGAGAAGTGGACAAGTTCAGCGGCTTTGCGCAGACGTTAAGTGATACTGCCAATAAGATTCATCCTATGCAGAATTTTCTTGGCCTGAATATTGCGGATACACCACTTTCTTTGATCAAGACAGGATGGAGTGACCACACTTATCTTTTGATCCTTGCGGCGATCATGATCCCATTGTTATCCTGGCTGACTCAGATGCTGAACTTAAAATTAATGCCAACAGCAGCAACAGACGATACAAACAGCCAGATGAATGCCACAATGAAGGGGATGAATACCTTCATGCCGCTGTTTTCCGCTTTTATCTGTTTTTCCTTCCCTGTAGGTATTGGTATCTACTGGATTGCCGGTTCTGTGATCCGTTGTGTTCAGCAGCTTGTCATCAACAGACATCTGGACAATATGAATATGGATGACTTTATCAAGAAGAACCAGGAGAAGATGGCTAAGAAGCGTGCAAAAGCAGGACTTCCGCCGCAGAAGATCACACAGCAGGCAAAGATGAATGTAAAAAACATCGAGGAACCAAAGAAGATCTCTGCTGAAGACAGAAATGCCGCAGTGCAGAAATCTACGGAATACTACAAGAATTCACAGAACGCAAAACCGGGAAGCCTGGCTTCAAAGGCAAATATGGTTGCTCAATTTGATCAGAAAAACAAATCCAAGAAGAAGTAG
- the jag gene encoding RNA-binding cell elongation regulator Jag/EloR, translated as MEFKEFSAKTVDEAITKACLDFETSSENLEIQVLFEGSSGFLGFGAKPARINVRRKEVSLPEEPVIEEAVPVKEERKEVKKEFKNEPKREPKREPKKEVRRTEAHKEDVKPQHEERKVVERTEEEITAVKADAEKFLNGVFKAMELEVEIKMEYKSAEGNLEIEFLGEDMGILIGKRGQTLDSLQYLTSLVVNKGRQGYIRVKLDTEDYRNRRKETLENLAKSIAYKVRKTRKPVSLEPMNPYERRIIHSALQGNRYVETYSEGNEPYRHVVVKLKK; from the coding sequence ATGGAATTCAAAGAATTTTCTGCAAAAACTGTAGACGAAGCGATCACAAAAGCTTGTCTGGATTTTGAGACTTCCAGTGAAAATCTGGAGATTCAGGTTTTATTTGAAGGCAGTTCAGGATTTTTGGGGTTCGGAGCCAAACCGGCCAGAATTAATGTACGCAGAAAAGAAGTATCCTTACCAGAAGAACCAGTAATTGAAGAGGCTGTTCCGGTAAAAGAAGAGAGAAAAGAAGTAAAAAAAGAGTTTAAGAACGAGCCGAAAAGAGAGCCTAAGAGGGAACCGAAAAAGGAAGTAAGAAGAACAGAGGCTCACAAAGAGGATGTAAAACCGCAGCACGAAGAGCGGAAGGTCGTTGAGAGAACAGAAGAAGAAATCACAGCCGTAAAAGCAGATGCGGAAAAGTTCTTAAATGGCGTGTTCAAAGCCATGGAGCTTGAAGTTGAAATCAAGATGGAGTATAAGAGTGCGGAAGGTAACCTGGAAATTGAATTTTTAGGCGAGGATATGGGCATTCTTATCGGCAAGAGAGGACAGACGCTGGACTCTCTGCAGTATCTCACAAGCCTTGTTGTGAACAAGGGAAGACAGGGATATATCCGTGTGAAGCTGGATACTGAGGATTACAGAAACAGGAGAAAAGAGACTCTGGAAAATCTGGCAAAGAGCATTGCCTACAAAGTCAGAAAGACCAGAAAACCTGTATCTCTGGAGCCTATGAATCCCTATGAGAGAAGGATCATCCATTCTGCATTACAGGGCAACCGTTATGTGGAGACTTACAGTGAGGGAAATGAACCTTACCGCCATGTGGTTGTAAAGCTGAAAAAATAA
- the mnmE gene encoding tRNA uridine-5-carboxymethylaminomethyl(34) synthesis GTPase MnmE, producing the protein MADTIAAIATAMTASGIGIIRMSGPESRKIVKKVYRSKGGRKQIEKEPSHTIHYGFIYDGEEEIDEVLVMLMDGPKSYTGEDTVEIDCHGGILAMKRVLETVIKYGARPAEPGEYTKRAFLNGRIDLSQAEAVIDVINAKNEYALKSSLNQLKGSVQKVIKEIRERIIYQIAYIESALDDPEHISIDGYGETLEKEVAVQKSRIERLLETAGEGKMMKEGIKTVILGKPNAGKSSLMNLLVGEERAIVTDIAGTTRDILEEAIVLHGISLRMIDTAGIRDTEDRVEQIGVGRAKEYAKDADLILYVVDSSIPLDENDEEIISMLEDKKAVILLNKTDLETVVSEESLRKRMNHPVIPVSAKEKQGIDVLEQKIKEMFFEGELSFNDEVYITNIRHKTALEDAKKSLELVENSIAMQMPEDFFSIDLMNAYESLGSIIGEFVGEDLVNEIFSKFCTGK; encoded by the coding sequence ATGGCTGATACAATCGCAGCAATTGCCACGGCTATGACCGCGTCGGGAATCGGAATCATCCGCATGAGCGGTCCCGAAAGCCGTAAAATCGTAAAGAAGGTTTACCGCTCCAAAGGGGGCAGAAAACAGATTGAGAAGGAGCCGTCCCACACCATCCATTACGGATTTATCTATGATGGGGAGGAGGAGATTGACGAGGTGCTGGTCATGCTCATGGACGGTCCGAAAAGTTATACGGGCGAAGATACCGTAGAAATAGACTGCCATGGCGGCATTCTGGCTATGAAGAGGGTGTTGGAGACTGTGATCAAATACGGTGCCCGCCCGGCAGAGCCAGGGGAATATACTAAGAGGGCATTCTTAAACGGAAGAATTGACCTGTCCCAGGCGGAGGCGGTAATTGATGTCATTAATGCTAAAAATGAGTATGCACTGAAAAGTTCTCTGAACCAGTTGAAGGGTTCTGTACAGAAAGTGATCAAAGAAATCAGAGAGCGTATCATTTATCAGATCGCTTATATAGAGTCTGCGCTGGATGACCCGGAGCATATCAGTATAGACGGGTATGGGGAAACCCTGGAAAAAGAAGTGGCGGTACAGAAGTCCAGAATTGAAAGGCTTCTGGAAACTGCCGGGGAAGGAAAAATGATGAAGGAAGGGATCAAGACCGTTATTTTGGGCAAGCCCAATGCAGGGAAATCCTCCCTTATGAACCTTCTGGTGGGAGAAGAGAGGGCCATTGTGACGGATATTGCAGGAACCACCAGAGATATTCTGGAGGAGGCCATTGTACTGCACGGAATTTCTCTCCGCATGATAGATACCGCCGGGATCAGGGATACAGAAGACCGGGTGGAGCAGATTGGTGTGGGGAGAGCAAAAGAGTATGCAAAAGATGCGGATCTGATCCTTTACGTGGTGGATTCTTCTATACCGCTGGACGAGAATGACGAGGAGATCATCTCTATGCTGGAGGATAAAAAGGCTGTGATCCTTCTGAATAAGACGGACTTAGAGACTGTAGTCTCAGAGGAAAGTCTTAGGAAGCGGATGAACCATCCAGTGATACCGGTCTCCGCCAAGGAGAAGCAGGGTATTGATGTGCTGGAGCAGAAGATCAAAGAGATGTTCTTTGAAGGGGAGCTGTCTTTTAACGATGAGGTGTATATTACAAATATCCGTCACAAGACGGCTTTGGAGGACGCAAAGAAAAGTCTTGAACTGGTGGAAAACAGTATTGCTATGCAGATGCCTGAGGATTTCTTTTCTATTGACCTTATGAATGCTTATGAGAGTCTGGGCAGCATTATAGGGGAGTTTGTTGGAGAAGACCTGGTGAATGAAATATTTTCAAAGTTCTGCACAGGAAAATAG